One segment of Streptomyces sp. YIM 121038 DNA contains the following:
- a CDS encoding M48 family metallopeptidase, which produces MPADPLHRGSPQRSATSPPSSGSAATAVEVRRSARRRRTVSAYREGDRTVVLIPARMSEAEEQRWVTVMLDKLAAQESKRVLGDSELAERARRLSEQFFDGRARPTSVRWVTNQNTRWGSCTPSEGSIRLSHRLQGMPEYVVDYVLVHELAHLLVPGHGPRFWQLLEAYPRTERARGYLEGVAAADRLPHLPAAREE; this is translated from the coding sequence GTGCCCGCCGACCCACTGCACCGCGGAAGTCCACAGCGCAGCGCGACCAGCCCGCCGTCGTCCGGCTCGGCGGCGACCGCGGTCGAGGTGCGACGGAGCGCCCGCCGACGCAGAACGGTCTCGGCGTACCGCGAGGGGGACCGCACGGTCGTCCTCATCCCCGCCCGGATGTCCGAGGCGGAGGAGCAGCGTTGGGTGACCGTCATGCTAGACAAACTGGCCGCGCAGGAGAGCAAGCGGGTCCTCGGGGACAGTGAGCTCGCCGAGCGGGCGCGGCGGCTCTCGGAGCAGTTCTTCGACGGCAGGGCGCGTCCCACGTCCGTGCGCTGGGTGACGAATCAGAACACCCGGTGGGGCTCGTGCACGCCCTCGGAGGGCAGCATCCGCCTGTCGCACCGGTTGCAGGGCATGCCCGAGTACGTGGTCGACTACGTCCTGGTCCACGAGCTCGCGCATTTGCTGGTCCCGGGGCACGGGCCGCGTTTCTGGCAGCTCCTGGAGGCCTATCCGCGCACGGAGCGCGCCCGCGGCTATCTCGAAGGAGTGGCGGCCGCGGACCGGCTGCCGCACCTGCCCGCCGCCCGGGAGGAGTGA
- a CDS encoding TerD family protein has translation MPREFQRGHKAKISDLTAGTDLYVGVHLAAPGLTFDISCFGLDADERLSDDRYFIFFNQPKSPEESLQLLGAQAGDNESFRVTLDRIPPQIQKLSFTAAIDGAGQMSQLASGYIRIVAGGEEVARYAFDGSEFSTERALMLGDFYLKDVWRFAAIGQGFDGGLDALLRNFGGEVAEEEPAAPEPQAQAQVPGFAPPGGATPPPAFAAPAAPAPAAPAPVPAPAPVPHTPPPANVTPPPAPAPPAPAPPAPVASAPVPPAPSVHSAQTIVAPLGQPGAPVPPPAPLPPQAPAPYGQPPGYGQQPSAPLPPGYGQPSAPPPPGYGQPAAPPSPGYGQQPPAPVPGQAPPPFAQGVPGAAPQGAGVAAALQKYREAGTGQRWTQQNEKLVRIDLNVGGQPVLARQGSMVLYQGKVEFSYKGAGFAGRVVGNATGQEMQLMRCTGRGQVFLAEEGTHLHPIELQGDAICVSAENVLAFDESLQHEVRRIEGHGIPGGALFVMQFQGSGTVVVKTHGMPVVLPVTPTTFADCHAVVAWSAAAQAIVSSQVRLRANASAGATGESVNLQFRGAPGNFIVVQPYEV, from the coding sequence ATGCCCAGGGAATTCCAACGCGGCCATAAGGCCAAGATCAGTGACCTCACCGCAGGGACCGACCTGTACGTCGGTGTGCACCTCGCTGCCCCCGGGCTGACCTTCGACATCAGCTGCTTCGGCCTCGACGCGGACGAGCGGCTGTCCGACGACCGCTACTTCATCTTCTTCAACCAGCCGAAGTCCCCGGAGGAGTCGCTGCAGCTCCTGGGCGCGCAGGCCGGTGACAACGAGTCCTTCCGCGTCACCCTCGACCGGATCCCGCCGCAGATCCAGAAGCTGTCGTTCACTGCTGCGATCGACGGCGCCGGGCAGATGTCCCAGCTCGCCTCCGGTTACATCCGGATCGTCGCGGGCGGCGAAGAGGTGGCCCGGTACGCCTTCGACGGCTCGGAGTTCTCCACCGAGCGGGCGCTGATGCTCGGCGACTTCTATCTGAAGGACGTGTGGCGCTTCGCCGCGATCGGGCAGGGCTTCGACGGCGGCCTGGACGCGCTGCTGCGTAACTTCGGCGGCGAGGTCGCCGAGGAAGAGCCCGCGGCGCCCGAGCCGCAGGCCCAGGCCCAGGTGCCCGGTTTCGCACCGCCCGGCGGCGCCACGCCGCCGCCCGCCTTCGCGGCTCCGGCGGCCCCCGCCCCGGCGGCTCCGGCCCCCGTGCCCGCCCCGGCGCCCGTCCCGCACACCCCGCCCCCGGCGAACGTGACGCCCCCGCCCGCCCCGGCCCCGCCCGCCCCGGCCCCGCCCGCCCCGGTCGCGTCCGCGCCCGTCCCGCCCGCCCCGTCCGTGCACTCCGCGCAGACCATCGTCGCCCCGCTGGGCCAGCCGGGCGCCCCGGTGCCGCCCCCGGCCCCCCTGCCGCCCCAGGCCCCGGCGCCGTACGGCCAGCCGCCCGGTTACGGTCAGCAGCCCTCGGCGCCCCTGCCGCCCGGCTACGGCCAGCCCTCCGCACCCCCGCCTCCGGGATACGGCCAGCCCGCCGCGCCTCCATCGCCCGGTTACGGTCAGCAGCCTCCGGCGCCGGTGCCCGGCCAGGCCCCGCCGCCCTTCGCGCAGGGTGTCCCGGGAGCGGCCCCGCAGGGCGCCGGTGTGGCTGCCGCGCTGCAGAAGTACCGCGAGGCGGGCACGGGCCAGCGCTGGACGCAGCAGAACGAGAAGCTGGTCCGCATCGACCTGAACGTCGGCGGCCAGCCCGTGCTCGCCCGGCAGGGCAGCATGGTGCTCTACCAGGGCAAGGTCGAGTTCAGCTACAAGGGCGCGGGCTTCGCGGGCCGCGTCGTGGGCAACGCCACCGGCCAGGAGATGCAGCTGATGCGCTGTACGGGCCGCGGCCAGGTCTTCCTCGCCGAAGAGGGCACCCATCTGCACCCCATCGAGCTCCAGGGGGACGCCATCTGCGTCTCCGCGGAGAACGTCCTCGCCTTCGACGAGTCCCTCCAGCACGAGGTGCGCCGCATCGAGGGGCACGGCATCCCCGGGGGCGCGCTGTTCGTCATGCAGTTCCAGGGGAGCGGCACCGTCGTCGTGAAGACGCACGGCATGCCCGTCGTGCTGCCGGTGACCCCGACCACCTTCGCCGACTGCCACGCCGTCGTCGCCTGGTCGGCCGCCGCGCAGGCGATCGTTTCCAGCCAGGTCAGGCTGCGGGCGAACGCCTCCGCGGGCGCCACGGGGGAGAGCGTGAACCTCCAGTTCCGCGGCGCGCCCGGCAACTTCATCGTCGTCCAGCCGTACGAGGTCTGA
- a CDS encoding AIM24 family protein translates to MNQYQLAGFAPAPVAARMENHGHHMLKVAMQTGNDLFARVGSMVAYEGFVQYEPNPPAVRQIARDWITGEGAPLMKCSGDGLLYLADYGADVVVINLAGDSLSVNGTNLLAFDASLQWGVERVKGLAKFAGQGLWNIKVSGQGWVALTSRGTPIVVDCGRGEDETYVDPDALIAWSPNLKVKGKRSFKAGSLIGRGSGEAYQMGFSGEGIVVVQPSEDSTDRLRIRS, encoded by the coding sequence ATGAACCAGTACCAGCTCGCGGGCTTCGCCCCGGCCCCGGTGGCCGCCCGCATGGAGAACCACGGCCACCACATGCTGAAGGTGGCCATGCAGACCGGAAACGACCTCTTCGCGCGCGTGGGATCGATGGTCGCCTACGAAGGGTTCGTGCAGTACGAGCCGAACCCGCCCGCCGTCCGCCAGATCGCCCGCGACTGGATCACCGGCGAGGGCGCGCCCCTGATGAAGTGCTCCGGAGACGGCCTGCTGTACCTCGCCGACTACGGGGCGGACGTCGTCGTCATCAACCTGGCGGGCGACTCGCTCTCGGTGAACGGCACCAACCTCCTCGCTTTCGACGCGAGCCTCCAGTGGGGCGTCGAGCGGGTCAAGGGACTCGCCAAGTTCGCGGGCCAGGGCCTGTGGAACATCAAGGTCTCCGGGCAGGGCTGGGTGGCGCTGACCTCGCGCGGCACGCCCATCGTCGTCGACTGCGGCCGCGGTGAGGACGAGACGTACGTGGACCCCGACGCCCTGATCGCCTGGTCGCCGAACCTGAAGGTGAAGGGCAAGCGCAGCTTCAAGGCCGGTTCCCTCATCGGGCGCGGCAGCGGCGAGGCCTACCAGATGGGCTTCTCCGGGGAGGGCATCGTCGTCGTACAGCCCAGTGAGGACAGCACCGACCGCCTCCGGATCCGGAGCTGA
- a CDS encoding AIM24 family protein: MQSSLFAHSEQQSQERYTVQNPQLLRVALEGHDDVLARKGAMVAYQGLIEFDAEFQSGGQRRARAHTGEGLDLMRCHGQGTVYFANLAQYIHVVDVEQDGLTVDSSYVLAMDSSLSHQVIAVDSQYGISGSGKYQLNITGRGKVALMTSGQPLMLQVTPDRYVNADADAIVAWSSGLRVQMQAQTHSSGVWRRRGNTGEGWELSFMGQGYALVQPSELLPPQHAQIGQGARAQFGMGQQGARGQNQSNVWN, encoded by the coding sequence ATGCAGAGCTCGCTTTTCGCGCACTCCGAGCAGCAGTCCCAGGAGCGCTACACCGTCCAGAACCCGCAGCTGCTGCGCGTCGCCCTGGAGGGCCACGACGACGTACTCGCCCGCAAGGGCGCCATGGTCGCCTACCAGGGGCTCATCGAGTTCGACGCCGAGTTCCAGTCCGGCGGGCAGCGGCGGGCCCGGGCGCACACGGGTGAGGGCCTGGACCTGATGCGCTGCCACGGCCAGGGCACCGTCTACTTCGCGAACCTCGCCCAGTACATCCACGTCGTGGACGTGGAGCAGGACGGCCTGACGGTGGACAGCTCCTACGTCCTCGCCATGGACTCCTCGCTGTCCCACCAGGTGATCGCGGTGGACAGCCAGTACGGGATCTCCGGCTCCGGCAAGTACCAGCTGAACATCACCGGGCGCGGCAAGGTCGCCCTGATGACCTCCGGGCAGCCGCTGATGCTCCAGGTCACCCCGGACCGGTACGTCAACGCCGACGCGGACGCGATCGTCGCCTGGTCCAGCGGGCTGCGGGTGCAGATGCAGGCACAGACGCACTCCTCGGGCGTGTGGCGGCGCCGCGGCAACACCGGCGAGGGCTGGGAGCTCAGCTTCATGGGACAGGGCTACGCGCTCGTCCAGCCCAGCGAGCTGCTGCCGCCGCAGCACGCCCAGATCGGCCAGGGGGCACGCGCCCAGTTCGGCATGGGCCAGCAGGGCGCCCGGGGGCAGAACCAGAGCAACGTCTGGAACTGA
- a CDS encoding NUDIX hydrolase yields MTLRDDAVLVLKAYEHQEDLRQYYLDHLSAHPDDGMWKACTDGHVTASALVVDPARGRVLLTLHKKLGMWLQMGGHCEPDDRTLAQAALREATEESGVEGLTLLPGGPVRLDRHPIPGPCTQHLDVQYAALAPPGAVAAISDESLDLRWFAYDEVADVADTSVVRLVEATRERLPV; encoded by the coding sequence GTGACTCTGCGCGACGACGCGGTGCTCGTCCTGAAGGCGTACGAGCACCAGGAAGACCTGCGGCAGTACTACTTGGACCATCTGTCCGCCCACCCGGACGACGGCATGTGGAAGGCCTGCACGGACGGCCATGTGACGGCCAGCGCGCTGGTCGTCGACCCGGCCCGCGGGCGCGTGCTGCTCACGCTGCACAAGAAGCTGGGCATGTGGCTCCAGATGGGCGGCCACTGCGAGCCGGACGACCGCACCCTCGCCCAGGCGGCGCTGCGCGAGGCCACCGAGGAGTCCGGCGTCGAGGGCCTGACCCTGCTGCCGGGCGGCCCGGTGCGCCTGGACCGCCACCCGATCCCGGGTCCCTGCACCCAGCACCTGGACGTGCAGTACGCCGCGCTCGCGCCGCCCGGAGCGGTGGCGGCGATCAGCGACGAGTCCCTGGACCTGCGCTGGTTCGCGTACGACGAGGTGGCGGACGTGGCCGACACGTCCGTCGTCCGGCTCGTGGAGGCCACGCGGGAGCGCCTGCCGGTGTGA
- a CDS encoding zinc-dependent metalloprotease: protein MSDTPFGFGLPPEEPEDGDEGKKKDTPGGGQGSGGPGNPFGFGVPGLGGPGGGDNPFAAMFGSMNPSDLGAAFQQLGQMLSYEGGPVNWDMAKDIARQTVAQGTADGTKDASVGPAERTAVEEAVRLADLWLDDATSLPSGSGTAVAWSRAEWVEATLPAWKELVDPVAERVGVAMGDVLPEEMQAMAGPLIGMMRSMGGAMFGQQIGQAVGVLAGEVVGSTDVGLPLGPAGRAALLPVNVTAFGKDLSVPMDEVRLYLALREAAHQRLFAHVPWLRSHLFGAVEGYARGIKVDTSKLEDVVGQFDPQNPEQLQEALQQGMFQPEDSPEQKAALARLETALALVEGWVDAVVHAAAKPRLSSADALRETLRRRRATGGPAEQTFATLIGLELRPRRLRDASRLWASLTDARGVDGRDGLWAHPDMLPTASDLDDPDGFVHREQLDFSELDKMLGEAAHGGASGKPDLTKGDDSAEGGSPEGGSPEGKDDDGK from the coding sequence GTGAGTGACACCCCATTCGGATTCGGCCTTCCGCCGGAGGAGCCGGAGGACGGCGACGAGGGCAAGAAGAAGGACACCCCCGGAGGGGGACAGGGTTCCGGTGGCCCCGGGAACCCGTTCGGCTTCGGTGTGCCCGGTCTGGGCGGCCCCGGCGGCGGGGACAACCCGTTCGCCGCGATGTTCGGTTCCATGAACCCCAGCGACCTGGGCGCCGCCTTCCAGCAGCTCGGCCAGATGCTGTCGTACGAGGGCGGTCCCGTGAACTGGGACATGGCCAAGGACATCGCCCGCCAGACCGTCGCCCAGGGCACGGCGGACGGCACCAAGGACGCCAGCGTCGGGCCCGCCGAGCGGACCGCCGTCGAGGAGGCCGTGCGCCTGGCCGACCTCTGGCTGGACGACGCCACCTCCCTGCCGTCCGGCTCCGGCACCGCCGTGGCCTGGAGCCGCGCCGAGTGGGTCGAGGCGACCCTGCCGGCGTGGAAGGAGCTCGTCGACCCCGTCGCCGAGCGCGTCGGCGTGGCCATGGGCGACGTCCTGCCCGAGGAGATGCAGGCCATGGCGGGCCCGCTGATCGGGATGATGCGCTCCATGGGCGGCGCCATGTTCGGCCAGCAGATCGGCCAGGCCGTGGGCGTCCTCGCGGGCGAGGTCGTGGGCTCCACGGACGTCGGCCTGCCCCTCGGCCCGGCGGGCCGCGCGGCCCTCCTGCCGGTGAACGTGACCGCGTTCGGCAAGGACCTCAGCGTCCCCATGGACGAGGTGCGGCTGTATCTGGCCCTGCGCGAGGCCGCCCACCAGCGGCTCTTCGCGCACGTGCCGTGGCTGCGCTCGCACCTGTTCGGCGCCGTCGAGGGCTACGCCCGCGGGATCAAGGTCGACACGAGCAAGCTGGAAGACGTCGTCGGCCAGTTCGACCCGCAGAATCCGGAGCAGCTTCAGGAAGCCCTCCAGCAGGGCATGTTCCAGCCCGAAGACTCCCCCGAGCAGAAGGCCGCCCTGGCCCGCCTGGAGACGGCCCTGGCGCTCGTCGAGGGCTGGGTGGACGCGGTCGTGCACGCGGCGGCCAAGCCGCGCCTGTCGTCGGCCGACGCGCTGCGTGAGACGCTGCGCCGCCGCCGTGCCACCGGCGGGCCCGCCGAGCAGACGTTCGCGACGCTCATCGGCCTGGAGCTGCGCCCGCGCCGTCTGCGGGACGCCTCGCGCCTGTGGGCCTCCCTCACGGACGCGCGCGGCGTCGACGGCCGCGACGGCCTGTGGGCGCACCCGGACATGCTCCCCACGGCGTCCGACCTGGACGACCCGGACGGCTTCGTGCACCGCGAGCAGCTGGACTTCTCCGAGCTGGACAAGATGCTCGGCGAGGCGGCGCACGGCGGCGCTTCTGGCAAGCCGGACCTCACGAAGGGTGACGACTCCGCCGAGGGCGGCTCCCCCGAGGGCGGCTCCCCCGAGGGCAAGGACGACGACGGCAAGTGA
- a CDS encoding SDR family oxidoreductase, whose translation MSSPDPQVRAARNPSTPAPVRGPVVAVTGAAAGVGALLTERLAESDEIKQVVAIDERRGECATAQWHILDVRDPAIAEKLRGVDVVVHLALDLDLETDGAARTAYNVRGTQTVLTAAAAAGVHRVVLCTSAMVYGALAENELPLSEDAELRATAEATGVGDLLEIERLARRAPRAHPGLNVTVVRPAVLVGGTDTALTRYFESPRLLVVAGSRPAWQFCHVEDLCSALEYAVLEKVEGELAVGCDGWLEQEEVEELSGIRRMELPSAVALGAAARLHRIGLTPSPAGDLAYTMYPWVVSGSRLHDAGWRPQWTNEEVLAELLEEVAGRRTVAGRRLGRKDATAAGAAGATVALLGTAALVRRARKARRRL comes from the coding sequence GTGAGTTCCCCAGATCCGCAGGTTCGCGCAGCGCGAAACCCTTCGACCCCGGCCCCCGTCCGCGGGCCTGTCGTCGCCGTGACCGGCGCCGCGGCGGGCGTCGGCGCGCTGCTGACCGAGCGCCTGGCAGAGTCCGACGAGATCAAGCAGGTCGTGGCCATCGACGAGCGGCGCGGCGAGTGCGCGACGGCCCAGTGGCACATCCTGGACGTCCGCGACCCCGCGATCGCCGAGAAGCTGCGCGGCGTGGACGTCGTCGTGCACCTCGCGCTCGACCTCGACCTGGAGACCGACGGGGCGGCCCGTACCGCGTACAACGTACGGGGTACGCAGACCGTCCTGACCGCGGCCGCCGCCGCGGGGGTGCACCGGGTCGTGCTGTGCACCTCGGCGATGGTCTACGGAGCGCTCGCCGAGAACGAACTGCCCCTCTCCGAAGACGCCGAATTGCGGGCGACAGCGGAGGCCACCGGTGTCGGCGACCTCCTGGAGATCGAGCGGCTCGCCCGGCGCGCGCCCCGGGCCCACCCCGGCCTGAACGTCACCGTGGTGCGGCCCGCCGTGCTCGTCGGCGGCACCGACACCGCGCTGACCCGCTACTTCGAGTCGCCGCGGCTGCTCGTCGTCGCCGGGTCCCGGCCCGCGTGGCAGTTCTGCCACGTCGAGGACCTGTGCAGCGCCCTGGAGTACGCCGTCCTGGAGAAGGTCGAGGGCGAGCTGGCCGTCGGCTGCGACGGCTGGCTGGAGCAGGAGGAGGTCGAGGAGCTCAGCGGGATCCGGCGCATGGAGCTGCCGTCCGCCGTCGCCCTCGGGGCGGCCGCGCGGCTGCACCGCATCGGGCTGACGCCGTCCCCGGCGGGCGACCTGGCGTACACGATGTACCCCTGGGTCGTCAGCGGGAGCCGGCTGCACGACGCGGGGTGGCGGCCGCAGTGGACCAACGAGGAGGTCCTCGCGGAGCTGCTCGAGGAGGTCGCGGGGCGGCGGACCGTGGCGGGCCGGCGGCTCGGGCGCAAGGACGCGACGGCGGCCGGGGCCGCGGGCGCCACGGTGGCCCTGCTGGGTACGGCCGCCCTGGTGCGGCGGGCCCGGAAGGCGCGGCGGCGGCTCTGA
- a CDS encoding molybdenum cofactor biosynthesis protein MoaE has translation MARTPIDHPGEQAADEPIRLLAVRDAPLSLDEVFRAVGDDAAGGTALFVGTVRNHDGGADVDALAYSSHPTAEAELRRVAEKVVADFPVRALAAVHRVGALTVGDLAVVVAVSCPHRAEAFAACRKLIDDLKHEVPIWKHQTFSDGQEEWVGAC, from the coding sequence ATGGCACGTACTCCGATCGATCACCCGGGTGAGCAGGCCGCCGACGAGCCGATCCGGCTGCTGGCAGTCCGGGACGCTCCGCTGTCGCTGGACGAGGTCTTCCGGGCCGTCGGTGACGACGCCGCGGGCGGCACGGCCCTGTTCGTCGGGACGGTGCGCAACCACGACGGGGGCGCCGACGTGGACGCGCTCGCGTACTCCAGTCACCCCACCGCCGAGGCCGAGCTGCGGCGGGTGGCGGAGAAGGTCGTCGCGGACTTCCCCGTCCGTGCCCTGGCCGCCGTGCACCGCGTCGGCGCCCTCACCGTCGGTGACCTCGCGGTCGTCGTCGCCGTCTCCTGCCCGCACCGGGCCGAGGCCTTCGCGGCCTGCCGCAAGCTGATCGACGACCTCAAGCACGAGGTGCCCATCTGGAAGCACCAGACGTTCTCCGACGGCCAGGAGGAGTGGGTCGGCGCCTGCTAG
- a CDS encoding PDZ domain-containing protein translates to MPRRTATLLASTLMLIALLCAGVLVKVPYSEMSPGPTVNTLGDHDGEPVLQISGRKTYPTTGHLNMTTVRVTSADYKMNLAEAVYGWLSHDNIVVPHETLYPDGKTEQQSTRENAEEFSQSQESAKVAALKELDIPVKTQVVVGSVFKDSPAEGRLHAGDVIRSVDGTAVKKTTDVAKLVTRHKPGEAVTFTVVPVKEAAAAEKAGKEPTRTEDVKITTDRSDDEGKARAIVGIQAGTDHTFPFTIDIKLADVGGPSAGLMFALGIVDKITPGDLTGGKFVAGTGTIDDDGKVGPIGGIEMKTVGARDKGAEYFLTPKDNCATAAKDVPGGLTLVKVDTIADAVKSLDKIRKGDTAGLPQCTKG, encoded by the coding sequence ATGCCACGCCGCACGGCGACGCTGCTCGCCTCCACCCTGATGCTCATCGCGCTGCTCTGCGCGGGAGTGCTCGTCAAAGTGCCGTACTCGGAGATGTCCCCCGGGCCGACGGTGAACACCCTGGGTGACCACGACGGCGAGCCGGTACTCCAGATCTCGGGCCGCAAGACGTACCCGACGACCGGTCACCTGAACATGACGACGGTCCGGGTCACCAGCGCCGACTACAAGATGAACCTCGCCGAGGCCGTCTACGGCTGGCTCTCGCACGACAACATCGTCGTGCCCCACGAGACGCTGTACCCGGACGGCAAGACCGAGCAGCAGTCGACCCGGGAGAACGCCGAGGAGTTCAGCCAGTCCCAGGAGAGCGCGAAGGTCGCCGCCCTGAAGGAACTGGACATCCCGGTGAAGACCCAGGTGGTCGTCGGCAGCGTCTTCAAGGACAGCCCGGCCGAGGGCCGGCTGCACGCGGGCGACGTCATCAGGAGCGTCGACGGCACGGCCGTGAAGAAGACCACGGACGTCGCGAAGCTCGTCACCCGGCACAAGCCCGGCGAGGCCGTCACGTTCACCGTCGTACCGGTCAAGGAGGCGGCCGCCGCCGAGAAGGCGGGCAAGGAGCCGACCAGGACCGAGGACGTCAAGATCACCACGGACAGGTCCGACGACGAGGGCAAGGCCCGGGCGATCGTCGGCATCCAGGCCGGGACCGACCACACCTTCCCGTTCACCATCGACATCAAGCTCGCCGACGTGGGCGGGCCGAGCGCGGGCCTGATGTTCGCGCTCGGGATCGTCGACAAGATCACACCGGGCGACCTCACGGGCGGCAAGTTCGTCGCGGGCACCGGCACGATCGACGACGACGGCAAGGTCGGCCCGATCGGCGGCATCGAGATGAAGACCGTGGGCGCGCGCGACAAGGGCGCGGAGTACTTCCTCACGCCCAAGGACAACTGCGCGACCGCCGCGAAGGACGTCCCCGGCGGGCTCACGCTGGTCAAGGTCGACACCATCGCCGACGCGGTGAAGTCCCTCGACAAGATCCGCAAGGGAGACACCGCCGGTCTGCCGCAGTGCACCAAGGGCTGA
- a CDS encoding PPA1309 family protein yields the protein MPNVSPSGPPMAASPLTRAVLEIDEYVASLGWDQPARLFALVDTARLRTQEPGLADRLGLPDDGSAAPLTPIEQDELPAGAALDEFLGTIAWPDSVAGCALTVERLMLPPSAEASVPQHLSEKQLAAWVAKHPERQEVRMTVAVLRDGARDSALRLREKDSATEVLTGSDLVPGLADALNATFAE from the coding sequence ATGCCCAACGTTTCCCCCTCCGGCCCTCCGATGGCCGCGAGCCCGCTCACCCGCGCCGTGCTCGAAATCGACGAGTACGTCGCGAGCCTCGGCTGGGATCAGCCCGCCCGTCTCTTCGCCCTGGTGGACACCGCGCGACTGCGCACCCAGGAGCCCGGCCTCGCCGACCGCCTCGGCCTCCCCGACGACGGCTCGGCCGCGCCGCTCACCCCCATCGAGCAGGACGAGCTGCCCGCCGGGGCCGCGCTCGACGAGTTCCTCGGCACCATCGCCTGGCCCGACTCCGTCGCGGGCTGTGCCCTCACCGTGGAGCGCCTGATGCTCCCGCCGTCCGCGGAGGCGTCCGTTCCGCAGCATCTGAGCGAGAAGCAGCTCGCCGCGTGGGTGGCGAAGCACCCCGAGCGCCAGGAGGTCCGCATGACGGTCGCGGTGCTGCGCGACGGCGCGCGCGACTCGGCCCTGCGGCTGCGCGAGAAGGACTCCGCCACGGAGGTCCTGACCGGCTCCGACCTGGTGCCGGGCCTCGCGGACGCGCTGAACGCGACGTTCGCGGAGTAG